The following proteins are encoded in a genomic region of Sesamum indicum cultivar Zhongzhi No. 13 linkage group LG8, S_indicum_v1.0, whole genome shotgun sequence:
- the LOC105168606 gene encoding chitin elicitor receptor kinase 1-like isoform X3, whose amino-acid sequence MELREKRSLDIFFGFLVLNLFWAGVESQCSKGCQALASYYIWEGANLTFISTTFSTPVNNIVRYNPQITNPDLIRSGTRLNVPFFCGCINSEFMGHHFIHQIRAGNTYLRLAELYYSNLTTVEMLTRFNSYPPESLPAGAQLNVTVNCSCGNSRVSKAYGLFITYPLRPGESLSSVANEFSLPERLLQDYNPGVDFSSGSGLVFVPGRDQNGTYPPLPSSSSAGISGGLIAGISVAAVIGAISLGVCVYFVFYRRKKAKEESFLENVQSIENAHGLGIMEKTPEPGPLVASASPKLKGITVDKSVEFTFEELAVATDNFSMSHKIGQGGFGSVYYGELRGEKAAVKKMDMQATKEFLAELNVLTHVHHVNLVRLIGYCVESSLFLVYEYIDNGNLSQHLRGKVTEPLPWSRRLQIALDSARGLEYIHEHTVPVYIHRDIKSANILIDKNFRAKVADFGLTKLTEVGSASLQTRLVGTFGYMPPEYAQYGDVSPKIDVYAFGVVLFELISAKEAIVKTNEVTTESKGLVALFEDAFNEPDQTESLRKLVDPGLGDDYPFDSVSKVAHLAKACTHENPQLRPSMRSIVVALMTLSSSTEDWDIGSFYENQGLVHLMSGR is encoded by the exons ATGGAGCTGCGAGAAAAAAGAAgtcttgatatatttttcgGGTTTTTGGTGTTGAATCTTTTCTGGGCTGGAGTTGAATCTCAATGTAGTAAAGGGTGTCAAGCATTAGCTTCTTATTACATATGGGAGGGAGCAAACCTCACTTTCATATCTACAACCTTTTCAACCCCTGTTAACAATATTGTTCGCTACAATCCTCAAATCACCAATCCAGACCTCATTCGGTCCGGCACCAGGTTGAATGTGCCCTTCTTTTGTGGTTGTATAAATAGTGAGTTTATGGGTCATCACTTTATCCATCAGATCAGGGCTGGTAACACTTACCTAAGGTTAGCAGAACTGTATTACTCTAATCTTACCACAGTCGAAATGTTGACAAGGTTCAACAGTTATCCACCTGAAAGCCTCCCTGCTGGTGCACAGTTGAATGTTACGGTAAATTGTTCGTGTGGGAATAGCCGTGTTTCGAAAGCTTATGGATTGTTCATAACGTATCCTCTTCGGCCCGGTGAGAGTTTGTCATCAGTAGCAAATGAATTTAGCCTCCCTGAGAGGCTGCTGCAGGATTACAATCCTGGTGTGGATTTTAGCAGTGGGAGTGGTTTAGTTTTCGTTCCTGGAAGAg ATCAAAATGGAACGTACCCCCCATTGCCGTCAAG TTCAAGCG CAGGCATCTCCGGTGGACTCATTGCCGGCATATCAGTTGCGGCCGTCATAGGGGCAATATCTTTGGGAGTGTGCGTCTATTTTGTCTTCTATAGAAGGAAAAAGGCGAAAGAGGAATCATTTCTCGAGAACGTCCAAAGCATCGAGAATGCACATG GTCTTGGTATAATGGAAAAAACACCAGAACCGGGTCCACTAGTTGCTAGTGCATCTCCAAAGCTCAAAGGTATAACCGTGGATAAATCAGTGGAGTTCACATTTGAAGAATTAGCTGTGGCTACTGACAATTTCAGCATGTCTCATAAGATCGGGCAAGGTGGCTTTGGTTCTGTATACTATGGGGAGCTAAGAGGCGAG AAAGCTGCTGTCAAGAAAATGGACATGCAAGCAACCAAGGAATTCCTGGCTGAACTCAACGTTTTAACGCACGTCCATCATGTAAACTTG GTGCGTTTAATAGGATACTGTGTTGAGAGTTCCTTGTTTCTAGTTTACGAGTACATTGACAACGGTAACCTCAGCCAACACTTGCGTGGTAAAG TAACAGAACCATTACCATGGTCCAGGAGGTTGCAAATCGCCCTTGATTCTGCTAGAGGACTTGAATACATACACGAGCACACAGTTCCAGTCTATATTCATCGTGACATCAAGTCTGCAAATATTCTAATAGACAAGAACTTCCGTGCCAAG GTTGCTGATTTTGGTCTTACCAAACTGACTGAAGTGGGGAGTGCTTCTTTGCAAACTCGTCTTGTCGGGACTTTTGGATACATGCCTCCAGA GTATGCACAGTACGGTGATGTTTCCCCCAAGATTGATGTGTACGCTTTTGGTGTTgttctttttgaattaatatctGCCAAAGAAGCAATTGTAAAGACCAATGAAGTTACAACAGAATCAAAAGGCCTCGTTGCTCTG TTTGAGGATGCTTTTAACGAACCTGATCAAACAGAAAGTCTGCGGAAACTGGTGGATCCTGGGCTTGGTGATGATTATCCTTTTGATTCAGTCTCCAAG GTGGCTCATCTTGCCAAAGCTTGCACACATGAAAATCCTCAACTCAGGCCAAGCATGAGATCAATTGTAGTTGCACTAATGACACTCTCGTCTTCGACTGAGGATTGGGACATCGGCTCGTTCTATGAAAACCAAGGTTTAGTCCACCTGATGTCGGGACGGTAG
- the LOC105168606 gene encoding chitin elicitor receptor kinase 1-like isoform X1 — MNISSNKNTVITLAICLSVLFTCFIAEAKCRKGCNLALASYYVWEGTNLTYISKIFNQPIPDILPYNPHVSNPDSIHTGTRLNIPFSCECLNGDFLGHTFHYITQRGDTYSKVARFAFANLTTDYWIQRVNVYDPTQVPDFVPINVTVNCSCGDAHVSRDYGLFATYPLRAGESLQSLAAEMGVPGDLLERFNERSHFSPGSAIVFLPAKDQNGTYPPLPSSSSAGISGGLIAGISVAAVIGAISLGVCVYFVFYRRKKAKEESFLENVQSIENAHGLGIMEKTPEPGPLVASASPKLKGITVDKSVEFTFEELAVATDNFSMSHKIGQGGFGSVYYGELRGEKAAVKKMDMQATKEFLAELNVLTHVHHVNLVRLIGYCVESSLFLVYEYIDNGNLSQHLRGKVTEPLPWSRRLQIALDSARGLEYIHEHTVPVYIHRDIKSANILIDKNFRAKVADFGLTKLTEVGSASLQTRLVGTFGYMPPEYAQYGDVSPKIDVYAFGVVLFELISAKEAIVKTNEVTTESKGLVALFEDAFNEPDQTESLRKLVDPGLGDDYPFDSVSKVAHLAKACTHENPQLRPSMRSIVVALMTLSSSTEDWDIGSFYENQGLVHLMSGR, encoded by the exons ATGAACATTTCCTCTAACAAGAACACAGTTATTACACTAGCAATTTGCTTGTCTGTCCTCTTCACATGCTTCATCGCCGAAGCCAAGTGCAGGAAAGGCTGCAACCTCGCTCTAGCATCATACTACGTCTGGGAAGGAACAAACCTCACTTACATCAGCAAGATTTTCAATCAACCAATCCCAGATATTCTCCCCTACAACCCGCATGTTTCGAACCCGGACAGCATTCATACCGGGACCCGACTCAACATCCCGTTCTCGTGCGAATGCTTGAATGGCGATTTCTTGGGTCATACGTTTCACTATATAACCCAAAGGGGTGATACATATTCCAAGGTTGCCAGGTTTGCCTTTGCCAACCTGACAACAGACTACTGGATCCAACGGGTCAATGTGTATGACCCGACTCAAGTACCCGATTTTGTTCCTATCAATGTGACAGTGAACTGCTCATGCGGTGACGCTCACGTCTCGAGAGATTACGGGCTGTTCGCAACGTACCCGCTCAGGGCCGGCGAGAGCTTGCAGTCTCTGGCGGCTGAGATGGGTGTCCCTGGGGATCTGCTGGAGAGGTTCAATGAGAGGTCGCATTTTAGCCCTGGATCAGCGATAGTTTTCTTGCCTGCTAAAG ATCAAAATGGAACGTACCCCCCATTGCCGTCAAG TTCAAGCG CAGGCATCTCCGGTGGACTCATTGCCGGCATATCAGTTGCGGCCGTCATAGGGGCAATATCTTTGGGAGTGTGCGTCTATTTTGTCTTCTATAGAAGGAAAAAGGCGAAAGAGGAATCATTTCTCGAGAACGTCCAAAGCATCGAGAATGCACATG GTCTTGGTATAATGGAAAAAACACCAGAACCGGGTCCACTAGTTGCTAGTGCATCTCCAAAGCTCAAAGGTATAACCGTGGATAAATCAGTGGAGTTCACATTTGAAGAATTAGCTGTGGCTACTGACAATTTCAGCATGTCTCATAAGATCGGGCAAGGTGGCTTTGGTTCTGTATACTATGGGGAGCTAAGAGGCGAG AAAGCTGCTGTCAAGAAAATGGACATGCAAGCAACCAAGGAATTCCTGGCTGAACTCAACGTTTTAACGCACGTCCATCATGTAAACTTG GTGCGTTTAATAGGATACTGTGTTGAGAGTTCCTTGTTTCTAGTTTACGAGTACATTGACAACGGTAACCTCAGCCAACACTTGCGTGGTAAAG TAACAGAACCATTACCATGGTCCAGGAGGTTGCAAATCGCCCTTGATTCTGCTAGAGGACTTGAATACATACACGAGCACACAGTTCCAGTCTATATTCATCGTGACATCAAGTCTGCAAATATTCTAATAGACAAGAACTTCCGTGCCAAG GTTGCTGATTTTGGTCTTACCAAACTGACTGAAGTGGGGAGTGCTTCTTTGCAAACTCGTCTTGTCGGGACTTTTGGATACATGCCTCCAGA GTATGCACAGTACGGTGATGTTTCCCCCAAGATTGATGTGTACGCTTTTGGTGTTgttctttttgaattaatatctGCCAAAGAAGCAATTGTAAAGACCAATGAAGTTACAACAGAATCAAAAGGCCTCGTTGCTCTG TTTGAGGATGCTTTTAACGAACCTGATCAAACAGAAAGTCTGCGGAAACTGGTGGATCCTGGGCTTGGTGATGATTATCCTTTTGATTCAGTCTCCAAG GTGGCTCATCTTGCCAAAGCTTGCACACATGAAAATCCTCAACTCAGGCCAAGCATGAGATCAATTGTAGTTGCACTAATGACACTCTCGTCTTCGACTGAGGATTGGGACATCGGCTCGTTCTATGAAAACCAAGGTTTAGTCCACCTGATGTCGGGACGGTAG
- the LOC105168606 gene encoding chitin elicitor receptor kinase 1-like isoform X2, which translates to MNISSNKNTVITLAICLSVLFTCFIAEAKCRKGCNLALASYYVWEGTNLTYISKIFNQPIPDILPYNPHVSNPDSIHTGTRLNIPFSCECLNGDFLGHTFHYITQRGDTYSKVARFAFANLTTDYWIQRVNVYDPTQVPDFVPINVTVNCSCGDAHVSRDYGLFATYPLRAGESLQSLAAEMGVPGDLLERFNERSHFSPGSAIVFLPAKDQNGTYPPLPSSSSGISGGLIAGISVAAVIGAISLGVCVYFVFYRRKKAKEESFLENVQSIENAHGLGIMEKTPEPGPLVASASPKLKGITVDKSVEFTFEELAVATDNFSMSHKIGQGGFGSVYYGELRGEKAAVKKMDMQATKEFLAELNVLTHVHHVNLVRLIGYCVESSLFLVYEYIDNGNLSQHLRGKVTEPLPWSRRLQIALDSARGLEYIHEHTVPVYIHRDIKSANILIDKNFRAKVADFGLTKLTEVGSASLQTRLVGTFGYMPPEYAQYGDVSPKIDVYAFGVVLFELISAKEAIVKTNEVTTESKGLVALFEDAFNEPDQTESLRKLVDPGLGDDYPFDSVSKVAHLAKACTHENPQLRPSMRSIVVALMTLSSSTEDWDIGSFYENQGLVHLMSGR; encoded by the exons ATGAACATTTCCTCTAACAAGAACACAGTTATTACACTAGCAATTTGCTTGTCTGTCCTCTTCACATGCTTCATCGCCGAAGCCAAGTGCAGGAAAGGCTGCAACCTCGCTCTAGCATCATACTACGTCTGGGAAGGAACAAACCTCACTTACATCAGCAAGATTTTCAATCAACCAATCCCAGATATTCTCCCCTACAACCCGCATGTTTCGAACCCGGACAGCATTCATACCGGGACCCGACTCAACATCCCGTTCTCGTGCGAATGCTTGAATGGCGATTTCTTGGGTCATACGTTTCACTATATAACCCAAAGGGGTGATACATATTCCAAGGTTGCCAGGTTTGCCTTTGCCAACCTGACAACAGACTACTGGATCCAACGGGTCAATGTGTATGACCCGACTCAAGTACCCGATTTTGTTCCTATCAATGTGACAGTGAACTGCTCATGCGGTGACGCTCACGTCTCGAGAGATTACGGGCTGTTCGCAACGTACCCGCTCAGGGCCGGCGAGAGCTTGCAGTCTCTGGCGGCTGAGATGGGTGTCCCTGGGGATCTGCTGGAGAGGTTCAATGAGAGGTCGCATTTTAGCCCTGGATCAGCGATAGTTTTCTTGCCTGCTAAAG ATCAAAATGGAACGTACCCCCCATTGCCGTCAAG TTCAAGCG GCATCTCCGGTGGACTCATTGCCGGCATATCAGTTGCGGCCGTCATAGGGGCAATATCTTTGGGAGTGTGCGTCTATTTTGTCTTCTATAGAAGGAAAAAGGCGAAAGAGGAATCATTTCTCGAGAACGTCCAAAGCATCGAGAATGCACATG GTCTTGGTATAATGGAAAAAACACCAGAACCGGGTCCACTAGTTGCTAGTGCATCTCCAAAGCTCAAAGGTATAACCGTGGATAAATCAGTGGAGTTCACATTTGAAGAATTAGCTGTGGCTACTGACAATTTCAGCATGTCTCATAAGATCGGGCAAGGTGGCTTTGGTTCTGTATACTATGGGGAGCTAAGAGGCGAG AAAGCTGCTGTCAAGAAAATGGACATGCAAGCAACCAAGGAATTCCTGGCTGAACTCAACGTTTTAACGCACGTCCATCATGTAAACTTG GTGCGTTTAATAGGATACTGTGTTGAGAGTTCCTTGTTTCTAGTTTACGAGTACATTGACAACGGTAACCTCAGCCAACACTTGCGTGGTAAAG TAACAGAACCATTACCATGGTCCAGGAGGTTGCAAATCGCCCTTGATTCTGCTAGAGGACTTGAATACATACACGAGCACACAGTTCCAGTCTATATTCATCGTGACATCAAGTCTGCAAATATTCTAATAGACAAGAACTTCCGTGCCAAG GTTGCTGATTTTGGTCTTACCAAACTGACTGAAGTGGGGAGTGCTTCTTTGCAAACTCGTCTTGTCGGGACTTTTGGATACATGCCTCCAGA GTATGCACAGTACGGTGATGTTTCCCCCAAGATTGATGTGTACGCTTTTGGTGTTgttctttttgaattaatatctGCCAAAGAAGCAATTGTAAAGACCAATGAAGTTACAACAGAATCAAAAGGCCTCGTTGCTCTG TTTGAGGATGCTTTTAACGAACCTGATCAAACAGAAAGTCTGCGGAAACTGGTGGATCCTGGGCTTGGTGATGATTATCCTTTTGATTCAGTCTCCAAG GTGGCTCATCTTGCCAAAGCTTGCACACATGAAAATCCTCAACTCAGGCCAAGCATGAGATCAATTGTAGTTGCACTAATGACACTCTCGTCTTCGACTGAGGATTGGGACATCGGCTCGTTCTATGAAAACCAAGGTTTAGTCCACCTGATGTCGGGACGGTAG
- the LOC105168606 gene encoding lysM domain receptor-like kinase 3 isoform X4, producing MELREKRSLDIFFGFLVLNLFWAGVESQCSKGCQALASYYIWEGANLTFISTTFSTPVNNIVRYNPQITNPDLIRSGTRLNVPFFCGCINSEFMGHHFIHQIRAGNTYLRLAELYYSNLTTVEMLTRFNSYPPESLPAGAQLNVTVNCSCGNSRVSKAYGLFITYPLRPGESLSSVANEFSLPERLLQDYNPGVDFSSGSGLVFVPGRDQNGTYPPLPSSSSGISGGLIAGISVAAVIGAISLGVCVYFVFYRRKKAKEESFLENVQSIENAHGLGIMEKTPEPGPLVASASPKLKGITVDKSVEFTFEELAVATDNFSMSHKIGQGGFGSVYYGELRGEKAAVKKMDMQATKEFLAELNVLTHVHHVNLVRLIGYCVESSLFLVYEYIDNGNLSQHLRGKVTEPLPWSRRLQIALDSARGLEYIHEHTVPVYIHRDIKSANILIDKNFRAKVADFGLTKLTEVGSASLQTRLVGTFGYMPPEYAQYGDVSPKIDVYAFGVVLFELISAKEAIVKTNEVTTESKGLVALFEDAFNEPDQTESLRKLVDPGLGDDYPFDSVSKVAHLAKACTHENPQLRPSMRSIVVALMTLSSSTEDWDIGSFYENQGLVHLMSGR from the exons ATGGAGCTGCGAGAAAAAAGAAgtcttgatatatttttcgGGTTTTTGGTGTTGAATCTTTTCTGGGCTGGAGTTGAATCTCAATGTAGTAAAGGGTGTCAAGCATTAGCTTCTTATTACATATGGGAGGGAGCAAACCTCACTTTCATATCTACAACCTTTTCAACCCCTGTTAACAATATTGTTCGCTACAATCCTCAAATCACCAATCCAGACCTCATTCGGTCCGGCACCAGGTTGAATGTGCCCTTCTTTTGTGGTTGTATAAATAGTGAGTTTATGGGTCATCACTTTATCCATCAGATCAGGGCTGGTAACACTTACCTAAGGTTAGCAGAACTGTATTACTCTAATCTTACCACAGTCGAAATGTTGACAAGGTTCAACAGTTATCCACCTGAAAGCCTCCCTGCTGGTGCACAGTTGAATGTTACGGTAAATTGTTCGTGTGGGAATAGCCGTGTTTCGAAAGCTTATGGATTGTTCATAACGTATCCTCTTCGGCCCGGTGAGAGTTTGTCATCAGTAGCAAATGAATTTAGCCTCCCTGAGAGGCTGCTGCAGGATTACAATCCTGGTGTGGATTTTAGCAGTGGGAGTGGTTTAGTTTTCGTTCCTGGAAGAg ATCAAAATGGAACGTACCCCCCATTGCCGTCAAG TTCAAGCG GCATCTCCGGTGGACTCATTGCCGGCATATCAGTTGCGGCCGTCATAGGGGCAATATCTTTGGGAGTGTGCGTCTATTTTGTCTTCTATAGAAGGAAAAAGGCGAAAGAGGAATCATTTCTCGAGAACGTCCAAAGCATCGAGAATGCACATG GTCTTGGTATAATGGAAAAAACACCAGAACCGGGTCCACTAGTTGCTAGTGCATCTCCAAAGCTCAAAGGTATAACCGTGGATAAATCAGTGGAGTTCACATTTGAAGAATTAGCTGTGGCTACTGACAATTTCAGCATGTCTCATAAGATCGGGCAAGGTGGCTTTGGTTCTGTATACTATGGGGAGCTAAGAGGCGAG AAAGCTGCTGTCAAGAAAATGGACATGCAAGCAACCAAGGAATTCCTGGCTGAACTCAACGTTTTAACGCACGTCCATCATGTAAACTTG GTGCGTTTAATAGGATACTGTGTTGAGAGTTCCTTGTTTCTAGTTTACGAGTACATTGACAACGGTAACCTCAGCCAACACTTGCGTGGTAAAG TAACAGAACCATTACCATGGTCCAGGAGGTTGCAAATCGCCCTTGATTCTGCTAGAGGACTTGAATACATACACGAGCACACAGTTCCAGTCTATATTCATCGTGACATCAAGTCTGCAAATATTCTAATAGACAAGAACTTCCGTGCCAAG GTTGCTGATTTTGGTCTTACCAAACTGACTGAAGTGGGGAGTGCTTCTTTGCAAACTCGTCTTGTCGGGACTTTTGGATACATGCCTCCAGA GTATGCACAGTACGGTGATGTTTCCCCCAAGATTGATGTGTACGCTTTTGGTGTTgttctttttgaattaatatctGCCAAAGAAGCAATTGTAAAGACCAATGAAGTTACAACAGAATCAAAAGGCCTCGTTGCTCTG TTTGAGGATGCTTTTAACGAACCTGATCAAACAGAAAGTCTGCGGAAACTGGTGGATCCTGGGCTTGGTGATGATTATCCTTTTGATTCAGTCTCCAAG GTGGCTCATCTTGCCAAAGCTTGCACACATGAAAATCCTCAACTCAGGCCAAGCATGAGATCAATTGTAGTTGCACTAATGACACTCTCGTCTTCGACTGAGGATTGGGACATCGGCTCGTTCTATGAAAACCAAGGTTTAGTCCACCTGATGTCGGGACGGTAG
- the LOC105168606 gene encoding lysM domain receptor-like kinase 3 isoform X5 translates to MNISSNKNTVITLAICLSVLFTCFIAEAKCRKGCNLALASYYVWEGTNLTYISKIFNQPIPDILPYNPHVSNPDSIHTGTRLNIPFSCECLNGDFLGHTFHYITQRGDTYSKVARFAFANLTTDYWIQRVNVYDPTQVPDFVPINVTVNCSCGDAHVSRDYGLFATYPLRAGESLQSLAAEMGVPGDLLERFNERSHFSPGSAIVFLPAKDQNGTYPPLPSSSSAGISGGLIAGISVAAVIGAISLGVCVYFVFYRRKKAKEESFLENVQSIENAHGLGIMEKTPEPGPLVASASPKLKGITVDKSVEFTFEELAVATDNFSMSHKIGQGGFGSVYYGELRGEKAAVKKMDMQATKEFLAELNVLTHVHHVNLVRLIGYCVESSLFLVYEYIDNGNLSQHLRGKVTEPLPWSRRLQIALDSARGLEYIHEHTVPVYIHRDIKSANILIDKNFRAKVADFGLTKLTEVGSASLQTRLVGTFGYMPPEYAQYGDVSPKIDVYAFGVVLFELISAKEAIVKTNEVTTESKGLVALFEDAFNEPDQTESLRKLVDPGLGDDYPFDSVSKVEPDISGSSCQSLHT, encoded by the exons ATGAACATTTCCTCTAACAAGAACACAGTTATTACACTAGCAATTTGCTTGTCTGTCCTCTTCACATGCTTCATCGCCGAAGCCAAGTGCAGGAAAGGCTGCAACCTCGCTCTAGCATCATACTACGTCTGGGAAGGAACAAACCTCACTTACATCAGCAAGATTTTCAATCAACCAATCCCAGATATTCTCCCCTACAACCCGCATGTTTCGAACCCGGACAGCATTCATACCGGGACCCGACTCAACATCCCGTTCTCGTGCGAATGCTTGAATGGCGATTTCTTGGGTCATACGTTTCACTATATAACCCAAAGGGGTGATACATATTCCAAGGTTGCCAGGTTTGCCTTTGCCAACCTGACAACAGACTACTGGATCCAACGGGTCAATGTGTATGACCCGACTCAAGTACCCGATTTTGTTCCTATCAATGTGACAGTGAACTGCTCATGCGGTGACGCTCACGTCTCGAGAGATTACGGGCTGTTCGCAACGTACCCGCTCAGGGCCGGCGAGAGCTTGCAGTCTCTGGCGGCTGAGATGGGTGTCCCTGGGGATCTGCTGGAGAGGTTCAATGAGAGGTCGCATTTTAGCCCTGGATCAGCGATAGTTTTCTTGCCTGCTAAAG ATCAAAATGGAACGTACCCCCCATTGCCGTCAAG TTCAAGCG CAGGCATCTCCGGTGGACTCATTGCCGGCATATCAGTTGCGGCCGTCATAGGGGCAATATCTTTGGGAGTGTGCGTCTATTTTGTCTTCTATAGAAGGAAAAAGGCGAAAGAGGAATCATTTCTCGAGAACGTCCAAAGCATCGAGAATGCACATG GTCTTGGTATAATGGAAAAAACACCAGAACCGGGTCCACTAGTTGCTAGTGCATCTCCAAAGCTCAAAGGTATAACCGTGGATAAATCAGTGGAGTTCACATTTGAAGAATTAGCTGTGGCTACTGACAATTTCAGCATGTCTCATAAGATCGGGCAAGGTGGCTTTGGTTCTGTATACTATGGGGAGCTAAGAGGCGAG AAAGCTGCTGTCAAGAAAATGGACATGCAAGCAACCAAGGAATTCCTGGCTGAACTCAACGTTTTAACGCACGTCCATCATGTAAACTTG GTGCGTTTAATAGGATACTGTGTTGAGAGTTCCTTGTTTCTAGTTTACGAGTACATTGACAACGGTAACCTCAGCCAACACTTGCGTGGTAAAG TAACAGAACCATTACCATGGTCCAGGAGGTTGCAAATCGCCCTTGATTCTGCTAGAGGACTTGAATACATACACGAGCACACAGTTCCAGTCTATATTCATCGTGACATCAAGTCTGCAAATATTCTAATAGACAAGAACTTCCGTGCCAAG GTTGCTGATTTTGGTCTTACCAAACTGACTGAAGTGGGGAGTGCTTCTTTGCAAACTCGTCTTGTCGGGACTTTTGGATACATGCCTCCAGA GTATGCACAGTACGGTGATGTTTCCCCCAAGATTGATGTGTACGCTTTTGGTGTTgttctttttgaattaatatctGCCAAAGAAGCAATTGTAAAGACCAATGAAGTTACAACAGAATCAAAAGGCCTCGTTGCTCTG TTTGAGGATGCTTTTAACGAACCTGATCAAACAGAAAGTCTGCGGAAACTGGTGGATCCTGGGCTTGGTGATGATTATCCTTTTGATTCAGTCTCCAAGGTGGAGCCAGATATCA GTGGCTCATCTTGCCAAAGCTTGCACACATGA